In Anopheles merus strain MAF unplaced genomic scaffold, AmerM5.1 LNR4000091, whole genome shotgun sequence, the following proteins share a genomic window:
- the LOC121601438 gene encoding succinate dehydrogenase assembly factor 3, mitochondrial-like: MNHVQKVRVLYKTILRMHRGLPVALQELGNNYVKEEFKRHKNCSPMESQKFMSEWAGYAINLAEQLGLRGKPGPIGMIGEDLTENQLNHFRDEQIAQLYELLQEAKR, encoded by the exons ATGAACCACGTACAAAAAGTTAGAGTTTTGTACAAGACTATTCTTCGTATGCACCGTG GACTGCCGGTGGCGTTGCAGGAGCTCGGTAATAACTACGTAAAAGAAGAGTTTAAACGCCACAAGAATTGCTCTCCTATGGAAAGCCAGAAATTTATGAGCGAATGGGCA GGATATGCGATAAATCTTGCTGAGCAACTGGGGTTGCGAGGGAAACCCGGACCGATAGGAATGATAGGAGAAGATTTGACTGAAAATCAATTAAACCATTTTCGAGATGAACAGATAGCGCAGTTGTATGAGCTACTGCAGGAAGCCAAACGATAA
- the LOC121601441 gene encoding tigger transposable element-derived protein 1-like, protein MSSIRKNTVKRKKNVITFAEKLEIVKLFESGKGFTAIARATNRPESTIRTIVKTKERFLESVKSNALMQGTIVTPYRDETILKMESLLLIWIEDLTAKKIPLCLKSIKEKAVSLYHDIKRKSNKENIEEQSFKASNGWFSRFKKRTNLRNVKIHGEASSADDDAASYFPDVFAKIVEENSYIPEQIFNVDETALFWKKMPTRSYISKEMDTMPGYKVAKDRITIMIGGNLAGDLKLKPLAVYRSQRPRAFKSININNLPVYWKSNTKGWVTRCIFVEWFNECFVPEVKQYCEKKEISFKVLLLLDNAPGHPIELNNMHPNVEILFLPPRTTSLLQPMDQGVVAALKSHYLRHTFEQALKIVETGSKTLSQFWKAFNILNAISNVAASWKEVKQATMQAAWKKIYPHFFASNEPPDSSQEPISTVLGECVSLAHFLEIEVNYEEMEELVNCAGEPLSNEELIKMQSLEILEEYLEDDSEGMEEENKCFSTKGLAEAFSNLELALSTIEAMDSDEERFARVSKSVRENMKIYLQIWEDKKKSTKQLTMDNFLITL, encoded by the coding sequence ATGTCGTCTATTCGAAAAAATACcgtaaaaagaaagaaaaatgtgaTAACTTTTGCTGAGAAGCTCGAGATAGTGAAGTTATTCGAGAGTGGGAAAGGTTTCACTGCCATCGCCCGTGCTACAAATCGTCCCGAGTCGACAATAAGGACCATTGTGAAAACAAAGGAGCGTTTCCTGGAATCCGTGAAAAGCAATGCGCTGATGCAGGGTACAATCGTAACGCCGTATCGTGATGAAACGATATTGAAAATGGAGAGTTTATTGTTAATTTGGATAGAGGATCTAACAGCTAAAAAAATTCCCTTATGTTTAAAAAGTATAAAAGAGAAGGCTGTATCGTTATATCACGATATTAAACGTAAATCCAATAAGGAGAATATTGAAGAACAATCATTCAAAGCAAGCAATGGGTGGTTTTCACGCTTTAAAAAACGAACCAATTTACGAAACGTAAAAATTCATGGAGAAGCGTCTAGTGCTGATGATGACGCCGCTAGCTATTTTCCTGAtgtttttgccaaaattgtTGAAGAAAATTCTTATATTCCAGAACAAATTTTTAACGTGGACGAGACAGCGCTTTTCTGGAAAAAAATGCCTACCCGAAGCTATATTTCTAAAGAAATGGATACAATGCCAGGTTATAAGGTAGCTAAAGATAGAATAACTATAATGATTGGTGGTAATTTAGCAGGTGATTTAAAGTTAAAGCCACTAGCCGTTTATCGGTCGCAAAGGCCACGAGCTTTTAAAAGCATAAATATTAACAATCTGCCGGTCTATTGGAAATCTAATACAAAAGGATGGGTTACTCGCTGTATTTTCGTTGAATGGTTCAATGAATGTTTTGTGCCAGAAGTGAAACAGTACtgcgaaaaaaaggaaatatcaTTTAAAGTGCTATTGTTGCTTGACAATGCTCCTGGCCATCCGATTGAACTAAACAACATGCATCCAAATgtagaaattttatttttgcctcCGAGAACAACGTCATTGTTGCAGCCAATGGATCAAGGTGTTGTAGCTGCTTTAAAATCCCATTACCTTCGACATACGTTCgaacaagcattaaaaatcGTAGAAACTGGGTCTAAGACGCTTAGTCAGTTTTGGAAAGCTTTTAACATTTTGAATGCGATAAGTAATGTTGCAGCATCTTGGAAAGAAGTGAAACAAGCGACAATGCAAGCGGCATGGAAAAAGATTTACCCTCATTTTTTTGCTAGCAATGAACCACCAGACAGTAGTCAGGAACCTATATCAACTGTGTTAGGTGAATGTGTTTCCTTGGCACACTTTCTTGAAATAGAAGTTAACTATGAGGAAATGGAGGAGCTCGTTAATTGTGCGGGAGAGCCTTTATCTAATGAAGAGCTTATTAAAATGCAATCCCTAGAAATACTCGAAGAGTACTTAGAGGACGATAGTGAGGGCATGGAAGAGGAAAACAAATGTTTCTCAACAAAAGGTTTAGCTGAAGCATTCAGCAATTTGGAATTGGCATTATCAACCATCGAAGCGATGGACAGTGATGAGGAAAGATTTGCAAGAGTGAGCAAGAGTGTACgcgaaaatatgaaaatttatCTACAAATTtgggaagacaaaaaaaaatctacaaaacAATTAACGATGGACAACTTTCTTATTactttgtaa
- the LOC121601439 gene encoding uncharacterized protein LOC121601439, with the protein MGRSDEPMAIKTKLGWVIFGMDTKLREASEHFLMIHYEENAMNSMMRSYFSTEDFGVKPVATIKSSEMERAEKIIANTLVKSQGRYEIGLLWKTDEVKFPDSYQAALRRLESQEKQLKRNPEMQTWLCETFKEYEKKGYVRKLSREEAALHGPRTFYLPHFVVVNKNKPVLKPRLVFDAAARVKDVSLNSQLLTGPDEVPSLFGILLRFREGNICVSGDIKEMFHQVKIRKEDQDAQRILWREGNAARRPDTYVMQVMTFGATCSPSCAQAVKNRNAEEHQLTHPLALRPLITRQHYVDDYLDSFFSLEEAIETVEQVRKVHAMGGFLIRNFVSNNSKLRQTIPEEHQLHQSLVDIKEKNQCVEKILGVQWNTQLDTFGYRVNIARARTDVGGELPTKREVLSFVMCIYDPLGLISHLTIQGRIIMQAVHIAVEDWDAKIPDNLAAKWHEWTTTISEAKDLAIPRPIIAAGNAPIDIHTFVDASLDAFAACVYARSCFKGCYVVRLVADKARVAPIHALTIPKLELQAAILGARLTETVAKELRLPIHRTTFWTDSRTVLSWINSEHRKFKQFVAHRVSEILDTSSASQWRWVPSKENPADAATKVTNASMWFNGPAFLLSKECDWPEQQPVSDTEEEKRVAANLVLHHHETVVPELNYSTWERLLRHHTFLKKFVDFLKDRKAFNKMIGREDVEHAKYALLRKAQWEGFPDEMEALTRGQEISSKSSIKTLLPYLDQHNLLRSRSRLENATALPKSARSPILLPQKPRIVKLLVRNYHEKYHHQADNVVIGTLRQTYWIVQLRNVLKAVKGCCQRCILNTATPQTPLMAPLPSFRTHPHNPPFLHSGVDYFGPLDVTVKRSIEKRWGAIFTCMSTRAVHIELAEKLDVDSFLICLKNFTNRRGKITHLYSDNGTNFIGADRLMKKLVEEIGERMGREAALRHQIEWKFNPPSAPHFGGSWERLIQIVKKALHHMATEWKTRHPYPETLRAALIEIEAMINARPLTHIPLSNEEDEVLTPFHFLIGRGVESLPPDSLDTSYVSRQQFKVAQHNAKVFWDRWKKEYLPTLIKRNKWTNKAEPVKVGDVVVLTNDNALAGQWLKSKVLEVHPAADGQVRVVSVKTATGILKRPAVKVAVVDVKPKEHLLVVKQPPSKTTKRVLEDDVTLREAPSTKRIITAGDWITRLLADNSDRE; encoded by the coding sequence ATGGGCCGAAGTGATGAGCCAATGGCGATTAAGACGAAGTTGGGATGGGTTATCTTCGGGATGGACACCAAACTTCGCGAAGCCTCCGAACATTTTCTGATGATCCACTACGAGGAAAATGCCATGAATAGCATGATGCGAAGCTACTTCAGTACCGAAGACTTTGGAGTGAAACCAGTAGCAACAATAAAGTCGAGCGAGATGGAACGTGCCGAGAAAATCATTGCCAACACCCTGGTGAAATCACAGGGACGTTACGAGATAGGTCTATTATGGAAGACCGACGAAGTGAAGTTTCCGGACAGCTACCAAGCTGCTTTACGACGTCTAGAGAGTCAGGAAAAGCAGCTGAAAAGGAACCCTGAAATGCAGACTTGGTTGTGTGAAACCTTCAAGGAGTACGAGAAGAAGGGATATGTAAGAAAGCTCTCACGGGAAGAAGCAGCACTGCACGGGCCGCGTACCTTTTATTTGCCGCACTTCGTGGTCGTGAATAAAAACAAGCCGGTGCTTAAACCGAGGCTAGTGTTCGACGCTGCCGCAAGGGTTAAGGACGTTTCCTTAAACTCCCAGCTCCTCACTGGACCTGACGAAGTGCCGTCACTGTTCGGCATACTGTTGAGATTCCGTGAAGGGAATATCTGCGTTAGTGGAGACATCAAGGAGATGTTCCACCAAGTGAAAATAAGGAAGGAGGACCAGGACGCACAGCGCATACTGTGGCGTGAAGGAAACGCAGCTCGGCGGCCGGATACGTATGTCATGCAGGTCATGACGTTTGGTGCAACGTGCTCGCCATCATGTGCTCAAGCGGTAAAAAATCGAAACGCCGAAGAGCATCAACTTACTCACCCGCTGGCCCTTAGACCGCTTATCACTCGTCAGCATTATGTGGACGACTACTTGGACAGCTTTTTCTCGCTGGAAGAAGCTATCGAAACGGTGGAACAGGTGAGAAAGGTTCACGCGATGGGTGGATTCCTCATAAGGAATTTTGTGTCGAATAATTCAAAGTTGAGACAAACAATACCGGAAGAACATCAACTCCACCAAAGTCTAGTGGACATCAAGGAAAAAAACCAATGCGTCGAAAAAATATTGGGTGTGCAGTGGAATACGCAGCTGGACACGTTTGGTTATAGAGTGAATATAGCAAGAGCTCGCACCGATGTCGGCGGAGAACTACCCACCAAACGAGAGGTGTTGAGTTTCGTCATGTGTATATATGATCCCCTCGGTCTCATCAGCCACCTTACAATTCAAGGGAGGATTATCATGCAAGCTGTCCACATAGCCGTTGAGGACTGGGACGCAAAGATTCCCGACAATCTCGCAGCAAAATGGCATGAATGGACGACAACCATCAGTGAAGCAAAGGATCTAGCCATTCCTAGACCAATCATCGCGGCAGGAAATGCGCCGATCGATATCCACACCTTTGTGGACGCATCCCTAGATGCATTTGCAGCATGCGTGTACGCAAGAAGCTGCTTTAAAGGGTGCTATGTCGTGAGGCTTGTCGCTGACAAGGCTCGAGTGGCTCCAATCCATGCACTAACGATTCCAAAGCTCGAGTTGCAAGCCGCCATTTTGGGAGCGAGGCTCACCGAAACCGTTGCAAAAGAGCTCAGACTGCCAATCCACCGCACCACGTTCTGGACTGATTCACGAACAGTATTGTCGTGGATCAATAGCGAGCATCggaaattcaaacaatttgtggcGCACCGAGTAAGCGAAATTTTGGACACGAGCAGCGCCAGCCAATGGAGGTGGGTCCCTTCAAAGGAAAATCCAGCCGATGCCGCCACCAAGGTAACCAACGCAAGCATGTGGTTTAATGGTCCAGCATTTCTATTATCAAAAGAGTGTGATTGGCCCGAGCAGCAGCCTGTCTCAGACACAGAGGAGGAGAAGCGTGTCGCCGCAAATCTAGTGCTTCACCATCACGAGACAGTGGTTCCCGAgctaaattattcaacatGGGAACGCCTGCTTCGCCATCacacatttttaaagaaatttgtggattttttgaaAGACCGGAAGGCGTTCAACAAGATGATTGGACGCGAGGACGTAGAACACGCCAAATACGCCTTGTTACGCAAGGCGCAATGGGAAGGGTTCCCGGATGAAATGGAGGCCCTAACGAGGGGGCAGGAAATATCCAGCAAGAGCAGTATCAAAACATTGTTGCCTTATTTAGATCAGCACAATCTCCTGAGGTCGCGAAGCCGTTTAGAGAACGCAACGGCGCTACCAAAAAGCGCGCGCTCACCAATACTTCTGCCGCAAAAACCGCGCATCGTGAAGCTTCTCGTGCGGAACTACCACGAGAAGTATCATCATCAGGCCGACAATGTCGTAATCGGTACCTTGCGACAAACCTACTGGATCGTGCAGCTGCGGAACGTTTTGAAAGCTGTTAAAGGTTGCTGCCAGAGATGTATCCTCAACACCGCTACCCCGCAAACCCCTTTGATGGCACCCCTGCCATCTTTCAGGACACACCCTCACAATCCGCCATTCCTACACTCGGGAGTGGATTATTTTGGGCCCCTCGACGTTACCGTGAAGCGGTCCATCGAGAAACGATGGGGGGCAATATTCACTTGCATGAGCACGCGGGCCGTACACATCGAACTGGCCGAGAAGTTGGACGTCGATAGCTTCTTAATATGCCTGAAGAATTTCACGAACCGACGAGGCAAGATCACCCACTTATACAGCGACAACGGGACCAACTTCATAGGCGCGGATAGGCTGATGAAGAAGTTGGTGGAAGAGATCGGAGAGAGAATGGGAAGAGAAGCCGCCCTGAGACACCAGATTGAATGGAAATTCAATCCGCCGTCCGCTCCCCACTTCGGAGGATCGTGGGAGCGGCTTATTCAAATAGTGAAGAAAGCGCTACACCACATGGCGACTGAGTGGAAGACGCGACACCCCTACCCGGAAACGTTGCGAGCGGCGTTAATAGAGATAGAGGCTATGATCAATGCGCGGCCATTGACGCACATACCATTGTCTAACGAGGAAGACGAGGTTCTAACGCCGTTCCACTTCCTTATTGGACGAGGCGTTGAGAGCCTGCCGCCGGACAGTCTGGACACATCCTATGTATCCAGGCAGCAGTTTAAAGTGGCCCAGCATAACGCCAAGGTTTTCTGGGATCGCTGGAAGAAGGAGTATCTGCCTACACTCATCAAGCGGAACAAGTGGACCAACAAGGCAGAACCAGTGAAGGTGGGCGATGTAGTGGTGCTCACGAACGACAACGCACTCGCGGGACAATGGCTGAAGAGCAAGGTGCTGGAAGTGCACCCAGCTGCGGATGGGCAAGTTCGCGTCGTGTCCGTGAAGACGGCTACCGGAATCCTGAAGCGACCGGCCGTCAAGGTAGCAGTAGTGGACGTGAAGCCCAAGGAGCATCTACTCGTCGTGAAGCAACCGCCATCCAAGACGACCAAGCGGGTGCTGGAAGATGACGTGACTTTGAGGGAGGCCCCGTCAACCAAGCGGATCATCACAGCTGGCGACTGGATAACCAGATTGCTTGCGGACAATTCAGATCGCGAATGA
- the LOC121601437 gene encoding dihydrofolate reductase-like — translation MSKKFSCIVAVCENRGIGINGDLPWKLKQELKYFSHTTKKVNDADKRNAVIMGRKTYFGVPESKRPLSERLNIVLTRNAAAYTFPPDVLVCGSLQEALHKLDSTDHGEYIENIWVVGGNSVYKEAMESDRCHRIYLTEIKKQFDCDAFFPEIPNSFVVIDNDPDTPSGVQEENGIQYVYKIYENKQQ, via the exons ATGTCGAAAAAGTTCAGCTGCATTGTTGctgtttgtgaaaatcgtgGTATTGGCATTAACGGAGATTTACCATGGAAATTAAA GCAGGaactaaaatatttttcacataCTACGAAGAAAGTTAATGATGCTGACAAAAGAAATGCGGTTATCATGGGAAGAAAAACGTACTTCGGGGTCCCAGAAAGCAAACGTCCATTGTCGGAGCGTCTAAATATTGTGTTGACGCGAAATGCGGCTGCCTATACTTTTCCGCCGGATGTGTTGGTTTGTGGCAGCCTGCAGGAAGCATTGCACAAGCTGGATTCAACTGACCATGGGGAATACATAGAGAACATTTGGGTTGTCGGAGGTAACAGCGTATATAAGGAAGCCATGGAATCCGATCGTTGCCATCGAATCTATTTGACGGAAATCAAAAAGCAATTCGATTGTGATGCATTCTTCCCAGAAATACCTAATTCTTTTGTGGTGATTGATAATGATCCAGACACTCCAAGTGGTGTGCAAGAAGAAAACGGAATACAGTATGTATACAAGATATATGagaacaaacaacaatag